The Malus sylvestris chromosome 8, drMalSylv7.2, whole genome shotgun sequence genomic interval GGATTAAGGCACCAGGATAAGGAAACCTCAGCCCACAGGAATTGAAATTTTAGGTGGCAGGGGCAATTATGAAATTGTCCTAATGGagtgtgtttttgttttatggAGAAAAAATTTCATATAACGAATTTATTTTTGCGGTATTTCTATCTTATAAATTAAGTGAATTAAAGTGATAAGTGAGATACGAATAATTAGAGTATTCTATCTTGATAGGAAAATCTTTTTCCGTTTTTAAATAACCCACAAattattaattagaagtttTTATATAGTAAAATGAGAATTAAACCGGTTAATCTGAACTAAAGTAATGTACCACTCGAGTTGAAAAGCCCTAACTATAAATCGGAGAGCTTCAAATTAATATCACGTTGTAAAAAGAAGAAATGTAATTGGAGAAACAAGACACCCATATGGAAGAATATGAAGTgtttgattgatttgaaattCCGAATCACGCTTATATGAGTACCTATCAACCGTTAATAGCGTAATTCCATGTCTAAAAAGTTCTTAAAAGGGATAGATGGTGTGAATTGTGAATAGAAAAGAAGAGCCCACAAGGGGGAGGAATGTGACGTAAAAGTAGAGCTACCAACCAAAATGGAGCCATAtcatgagagattttttagtgtggcTATCATACGAGATGGTATATTACATATCGTTATATAAATTGAATGATATGtgttttaaaaagttaataatttataacataaaatttctTATCACTTTTATAAAAACACGTAATGTACCATTCGTATTACCATcccaactaaaaatttctcccgTATCAGTAACCACTAACCACTTTTCTCTTTCACCAACTCGGTCAAATCCTTCCCTCCCCACCTGATAAATCAAACCCTCcaactttctctctcctttctctctcctctctctctctctctctctctctctctctctctctctctcccttctcatATCAGTAATCTTTCTGTCTTCTTCTTACATATAGATCTCGTTCTTTCTCCACTTCGTCCACCAAACCAAAACTCCCTGTCTCTGTTGCTTCTTCTCCCTTTCACCTCTTTCAAACAAAACACCACAAaatctctctcctttcctctctctctctctctctctctatatatatatatatatttatatacacatacatacagAGTCACTGTTGTAGCTGCTGTTGTATTGTATCTGATTCAGAAGAAGAAATAGATGGGGAGAGCACCTTGTTGTGAGAAAGCTCACACCAACAAAGGGGCATGGTCGAAAGAGGAGGACCAGCGCCTCATCGACTACATCCGCCAACACGGCGAGGGTTGCTGGCGCTCCCTCCCTAAAGCCGCCGGTACGTAAACTCATCCATCTATCCaactattcattttcaattcaatattcCTCTTATCTAAAAAAGGGGCGACTTAAGCCAGCAAGCTTTCAGCTTTGTGACGGTCGGGGGGTGAGGAATGTTCATCGGATATAGCCGTATTTTTACTTTGCAAATAGGCCATATTTATGACTCTGAACTCGGAACTTGTCGATCATAAAGAGGCAATCTTTCATTTGTGTCAGGACTTTTTAAAAAGAATTACTAATCCTTAACTTTTTGAGGAATCCTTCATCAATGGTTGTGAATGACTCTCAATCTTTTCGACTTGGTTCCGTAGAGCAAGTCAGAAAGATTAAGAAATAGAATCATCGTTCTCAATAGCCATGAGATGATCATCTTAGGTTGCTCCTTTTGTCGACGGATGCTCCTATTACACTTGTCCTCGATATTCCTATATCTATATCATATAATTTATTCAGTTTTTCTTCATGTATGATTTTGTAGGGTTGCTTAGGTGCGGCAAGAGTTGCAGATTGAGATGGATAAACTACCTCCGCCCCGACCTCAAGCGTGGGAATTTCACACAGGAAGAAGATGAACTCATCATCAAGCTTCATAGCTTGCTGGGAAACAAGTAAGCAACCAGATCACCCAGTTTTTTTTCTGACAGAATAAATCATATTGATTTGAAATTGGACTGTGTTTCTGTAGATGGTCGTTGATTGCGGCGCGATTGCCGGGAAGAACCGATAACGAGATTAAAAACTACTGGAACACTCACGTCAAGCGAAATCTCATCAGTCGCGGCCTCGACCCTCAAACCCACCGCCCGCTTAACCAAGCAACAACAGCCACTTCCACTGCTCCCGCCTCTCGCTTGGGCTTGAGAAACCGTCCTCCGCCGTCTTCCGTGTTGTTTGATCATAAACCCGTCAACAACCACAGCAAAATTGAATTGTTGAAGCACCCCAAGATGGAGCAGGACTACTACAATTACAAAATAGAATCGGAGGCCAATTGCTCCACCGCTACCGGCAGCGGCACCACAACCGAAGaagaccaacaacaacaacagcagAAATACAAGTGTGGTGATCTCAACTTGGATCTTTCAATTGGGTTAGAGCCGTTTCAGTCCAAGCCAACTCGGGCGTCGTCTGGGAACTCGGCCGAGTCAAGACTACAGCAGATCATAGTTCCTcctaatagtaataataatcATCTGTTTTTTTGAAAAGTGCAGTCGTCGGCGGTGGCTCAGGCGGTGTGTTTGTGCTGCCAGGTTGAATTTCAGAGCAGCGAAGCATGCAGAAATTGTCAGTGTAGTAGTAACAATGGCTTCTACAGATTTCACTGACCTGCTTTGAATTCATAGCgccattttattatttattttctttttcttttttctcttcatCTTAGACACACATTTGGAAGAACAATTATCATTTGAAAATCCAGATTTACATATGTTTGAATTAGATTTCTCATGTTTTGGCTCTTTAAGAGCAACAGACGCAAATTTAACATTTACATCTTCATTTTTTTAGTGGGAAAGAATGTCTTATATGGAATAGGTATCGTGTAAGTTTTTCTTGATGTGACATAATATTATTGTATTGAGACGTCACTTAACGGtgtatttgttttatgcaagttGCTCTTATTACAGGAAGCTATATGTTTGAAATTTCATTTAGTTATCTCTTTTAACTAGCGAACCCCACttctgaaaatatatataaaaaaaaagagataattttttttatttttattgtaacACCAAAACATGTTTTTTACAAGCCTTAAAATGTGTTTATTGAGCAGATGGCCTTTGCACCTTGGTGTTTTTTCGATCTCTGCCGATTACTCTCATCCCTAATAACTATCCATCTAATCCACCAAACGCTATCGTTCtactaaaaatattaataataaaagttgttgagagaTCATGCCAAGAATGACTCAAGTTTGGTCATTCAATAATTgttatttgtatatgcaagaTTGTCATACTACATCTACATGTGCATTTGACTCACACACCACATAGTGCGGAATAATTTCGGTTCAAGTAGTACTAATGTCTCTCTAGTAAGCTATAATTTTCAGTTAGACTTCATAACATCAAATCATATATAGGGGCTATAAGTAACAATTAACAAAGATTCCTTCGACATAAATAACATGGCTTAAAGAATTAATGTTCAGGTCAAAACTGATACTtactaaacttagcatacaaccttCTCCTTTTTAGTCTTTCCAACACAAGCCTAAGGTGCCTAGAATGGTCTTGTTCACTCTTCGAATACACAAGTATATCATCAATAAAGACTATCATGAATTTGTCCAAATAAGGTTGGAAACCctattcatcaaatccataagtGTGCAGAACCAAAAGGCATAATAAGAAATTCATA includes:
- the LOC126632146 gene encoding transcription repressor MYB6-like, giving the protein MGRAPCCEKAHTNKGAWSKEEDQRLIDYIRQHGEGCWRSLPKAAGLLRCGKSCRLRWINYLRPDLKRGNFTQEEDELIIKLHSLLGNKWSLIAARLPGRTDNEIKNYWNTHVKRNLISRGLDPQTHRPLNQATTATSTAPASRLGLRNRPPPSSVLFDHKPVNNHSKIELLKHPKMEQDYYNYKIESEANCSTATGSGTTTEEDQQQQQQKYKCGDLNLDLSIGLEPFQSKPTRASSGNSAESRLQQIIVPPNSNNNHLFF